The segment aataattaCTACTTTGGCTtggaaaaaacagcagtggtTCTGATTTTCAAGCAAAATTTATCCAGTGATAATTTCCATCTAGttcctcctttttttaaaaaaagattcctAAATGGAAAACAGGCGATTCTATCTCTTCAGATAATACAATACGTGCCAGCTCACGAGAACTTTAGAGCagttattgcttttattttcttccaaagaagAGTATAGTAGTCTCATTCCTACTCATGTGGCCATACCACATCACAGTAGGACTAGTCATGGGTGTTTAGCAAGTTATAAAATGTGTAACTGCCATAGGAAAAGGCGCTGGAGAAATCAGTGAAGTATTAATTACTTGGCAGCAAAACATACTGGGGAAGGTGGTGGGAAAGCTTTCACTTCTACCATCTGTCAGGCTTTCCAGAGAGAGCAGCGCTAGCACTGAAACCAAGTGCTAATTGCTGCATATCCCAAGTAATTTGTATCATGCCATGCAACATGGATTGGACAAGCAGTATCTTCTAGTAAATGCCAACGtcaaataaagaggaaaaaggattcTCTATCTGTCCCTAACAAATACCCAGATTTACAGTGTTGCTCTCCACGTATTCCTATAGCCACCATTCAGCACTAACAAGAAGCAAACCAGAGTGCTCACATGAGGAGGGATGCACGTGCAGTGCAAGCGTACCCCGCCATCCATTCCTTCAGATGTCAGCGATCCAACAGATTATGACAAGAAcgttttttttctccataaagtTCAAACAACATTTATAAACCTTCTCTTTAAGGGAAAATCAACAGTTTGACCAGCTCATGCATGAGGGAGTCAACATAACAAGGCAGAAGCAGGACAgtgggtttattttctttaagtacAGGTTTATGCAAAATGGGTAACAGCTGGGGAGATGGCATCACCTCTGTGATCCAGCTGATCCTGGAGCCGTGCAAATTCAGCAAGTTCATTCAGTTCCTGAAACTGCCTGTCTGTTTTATGGCTGACCAGTGACCTGTAGAAGTGGACGGCAAACACAATGAAAATCAGTCCAAAGGGAACCATAATAGACGTTGATGCAATGGCTGCTGCCTGTCCTGATGTGATGGTGGAGCTGCTGTTCTGGGACGGACCGCTAGGGTTCTTCTTTAAGGGAAGGAACTTCACCCAACACAGTAATACCACCTCTGCAAGAAAGAGCAAAGTCCCAATGACAGTAGAAAACGCCCAGGCAAGCTCAATGTGCCGGTGCATACGCTCGTGAGGGGATTCCTTTACAGAGTTGAGATTATGCACATTGCTAACGGCCTCTATGTTTGGAAGAATGCAGGTACTTATCATGAGTGCAAAAAGGTGAACTGCGACAAGGACAGTAGTACAGGCACTGAAGGCTATCAAGAGACCTCGTGGGTAGTCATGGTCTGCATCTAGTTGAACTTCTACCATAGCCAcctgaaaggaaagggaaaaaaaaggagatatttACCTGTGTTACATATTTTTTGGTTATTGattattctaattttaaattattttcattgcagGATAATTAAGCATGTCATACTAATTCTGTTTATTCTTTGACAATAAAAACACTTATTTGGGGCCCAAACATTTCCGGAACATTGTCTGATCCAAACAAAATTAGAGACTACATTTGAACTTCTTTTCATGTCAATCTTACGTCTGAGCTATCCCGCAAAGGCCACCTTTCTCATATTTGCTGCTCATTTGTAAAGTAAACCATCAGTATGCGCTGAACTACTAACAGCACAACCACCTTGCTACCTCCAGCTCATCCCAACAAAATAGCTGGATTTTAGGAGTCGAAGTATGTTGGTCACaaagatttcttctttcctgtattATATCGTAGTGGCAGCTTTTGATCTTTTACTACAGATCATAAATTttgttggatattaggaaatgTTGTGTGTCCCACACATATGTAGGATGAATACCGTAGCAAGTCTTTTGAAGTAGGTATCAGTAACACAAAGGCCTGGGaaggctgcaggctgcccttCACAAGCCTGGTGGTCCCTTCACCTTATCTATTTGTGTTCTGAAGAGCAGGAGCCTTTCACTAGGAA is part of the Anser cygnoides isolate HZ-2024a breed goose chromosome 17, Taihu_goose_T2T_genome, whole genome shotgun sequence genome and harbors:
- the LOC106031142 gene encoding calcium release-activated calcium channel protein 1, producing MSLNEHSMQALSWRKLYLSRAKLKASSRTSALLSGFAMVAMVEVQLDADHDYPRGLLIAFSACTTVLVAVHLFALMISTCILPNIEAVSNVHNLNSVKESPHERMHRHIELAWAFSTVIGTLLFLAEVVLLCWVKFLPLKKNPSGPSQNSSSTITSGQAAAIASTSIMVPFGLIFIVFAVHFYRSLVSHKTDRQFQELNELAEFARLQDQLDHRGDAISPAVTHFA